AGAAATCATGCTCTTCGACTATAAATTGATACTTGACAATCGCCTCCAGCAACGCTTGTTACCTCAGCTACATATTCTGTTCCGCCTATAATACAAGTAATCAATTTGGTGAGATTTACACTCAAAATAGATCCTGCCACATCTCCCTCTGGAGTAGTAGCCTGAATTGGACCGGTTGGGCCTGCTAGTCTGATAATTAAGCGATCTCCTGTTTTTTAACTCAGAGACCACAGCCGGTATGGGAGATGCTAATCGTGTTTTTATAAACAAGTCTTCGCAACTAATGCTACCGACACTGGAACTTGGGTGAAATCCTGAACTTCCTGACATTATTTAAGCTAATCTAAGTTGGATAATATATTTAGAGCTAATTTATTGTTTTTTTTCATATAACTCCAAATAATTGCATCCATATCAGATGGCCTTACAGCCAAACTATTACAAAAATTTAAATAACTGGCTTCCAACGAAAAGTACTGCGTGTTGATATTGAGGTCTTTTTCAAAAAATCCGGTAATCATACCAGCGCGTAAAATGTGGATATCAAGTATGGCAACACGTTCACTTCTGAGCCAATTCCTAGTTATCCAAGATGCTGTTTTAGGTCCAATGCCTTTAAGGTCTATAAGCCAGTTTCTTAATTCGAGATCATTTGAGCAAGGTATGTTCTTTAAATCCTCTCTACTTAGGAAGTCATATATGTAATATGATTTTTGATTAGCAAATCGGTATTTTACCGGACGCCCATTTATCTGTTATAAAAGGAGTTTTCAAAGCCTCATAAATTCTTTCAAAAGCTACATCCCCAGTAATTAGTTTTTGCTCCCTTAATCGATTAAAGGCCATAGTTCCCATTTCAGATGGAATTCCGTACCCCCCCAATATGCATTGTACTATTTCTTCTATTAACGTTGTTCCAATCTTATGGGCACTAGAGTCCTCGGTGAAAGGATACATTAAATACTGTAATTTCCAAAATGCGGGAGTATAGAGTTGATAACATGTACCCCATTTTAATCCAGGTAATAATTCTGTCTGAGCGTCTGGAAAATCTGCAATAAATGATTTCATATCATCCCAAAGCGCAGACTCGTCCAATTCAGCAGTTTGCTCGTTCTCGGTTTCGAACATTGTCAATTGATTATCTCCGTAACGTCTCATGTTGTACTAGTTTTTTTCCATTTTAAATAAGATATCATAAATCCAGGCAGGAGCTTTAGCTACATCTTCAAGCAAAAAATCCTTCCTTTCCTTTGTTATAGCTTGATTTAGTTTCGACAAAATATCTTCATTGACATTGTTTTTTCCAATTGCTTCTAAAGCTTGTATGACTAGCGAGCTTGTCTCTCCTCTCATGGATAGTTTGTTTGGAGTAGAGGGCTTGAATATTATAGTTTGATCTTGGATCTTTAAATTTTTTGGTTCTCCGTCAGTGATGTAAACTAAACGTTTGGGCATTTCAGGTATAATATTGAGCTTATATAAAGCGATTTCTCCTGAAGGTAACAAACGAATATTGTGTTTTTTTGATATTGCCTTTAATACATCATCAACATCTATTTTGACTTCCTTTTTATTGTTTTTACTTGATTTTACATAGATCCCATGGCATAATCGTTTAAGTCCACCGGTTTGAGATATCCTAGACAAACTCATCTTAATGGCTGATGTTGTACCTAGTCCCCTGAAGTCTGAAAGGAAAAGTATCTTTCCCGTTTTTGTGCTTTCAAGATAATTGAGGATGTTTTTGTGGTATGACATATTGTTACAAAATTAGCTAAAAATGTAACAAAAATCAAGATTATTATTTCGGTATTGTTGATGCTTTTGTTTTACTATAAACTAGGTGTTCAGAACGACTCATTAAAACAGGTCCGCCTCAACCTCAAATTGGTAGTTATTTAGCTATTGGGACAGAGGTTTTACCAAGTTGGATTTATGATTTGCTATAGTTAGCTTAACTATGCTAAAGCGTCTTGGAAATCATTATCTTTAGCTAATTTTTTATAATTTATGAGAGACACTCCAAACAAATTACCTGAATCAAGAGCCTACTTTAAAAAGTTTTTATCGGCAATGATGCCTGATTATATGGATGTCTATAGGGCACTTGGGAATCCGTCCAAATCGGGATATGGAAGATATAAGAATGATAACAATATGTCCCAGCATTTAACGTCGTTGGTCATGCATCTGAATGAGACATTCCAGGATGTTAGTATCCCAGAAGTTTTCAGTAGCGAAAAGCTATTGGCTATCGAATGGAAGAAATTCTATGATTACATCCTGACTCAAGATGAACTAATTGCCAAAACAAAGGACACTTTTACGGAAATGCCGGAACCATTTATAATGATTCTTAAAATCCATGATAGTATTAAAGCATGTCTTGAGGCGATTCTGGATATGTCTGAAGTTCAGGACGTGCTTATTGGAAAATCTGTATCAAATCAGCAATCTAACGTAGAGGTTGGTGACCAAGCTGATGTGGTTATTATAACCGCACTTCACGATACAGAGTTTGAGGCTTTTGTGGAATTATTACCATCGTTTACAGATATGGAATCGGTAGATACAACGCATTACATTAGAGGCAATATTGATGGAAGGAAAGTTATTGTTGCAACGGATGATAAAATGGGAATGGCCGCGGCTACAGCTTTAACATTGAAAATGCTGACTCTATTTAGACCCAATTACATTATTATGGGAGGGATTGCTGCTGGTGTTAAGTCGGAGGAAAGGAATTTTGGTGATGTTTTGGTAGCCAGGCATACATTTAATTACGAATCAGGGAAATATCAATTTAAAAGAAAGCTTAAGCAGACAGTCTTTGAGCCAAATCCTGAACCAATAGAACTAGATGGAACATTTACTTCGGTAATTAATCGTTTAAAAGTAGATAAAGCCCGAATGGCTACTATTCATAAAGTCTTTAATGCAACTCGGAACAATAAAAAGCCCGAGGATGTATTTGCAGTGCACTTTGGACCAATAGCTTCTGGCTCTGCGGTTTTAGCTGATGATAAAAAAGTTGAAGATATTAAAGCGCATAGCAGAAAGCTCATAGGGATTGATATGGAAACATTTGGAGTGTATTATGGCTGCCAGTCCTTTAGATCTGTGCATCAATGTAAGGCTATTAGTATTAAAAGTATATCCGACTTTGCAGATAAAATGAAAAATGATGGCTATCGAAATTATGCCGCGCATACTAGCGCAAGTTTTATCATAGAGCTAATAAAGGGCTTATAGCAGTGAATTAAATATATGGGGTTGTTTGTTTTTAAGCTTTCAGACCACTGCTCATCTACCTATCTGAAAATAGGTGGAAAGTGCTTTCTTGGTTAAAATTTGACACTTTAAATCCATTCTTCTTCAGGATGATTGATTTCAATCGAATAGCATTCATGCGTTGCCCTGTTTGCTTTTTGAACAACAAATCAATAAACCTCTGCTGGCGTCGATGCCATTAAATCCTACCACTCTTGGAGAACATATCAGGAAGAGAAGATTGGAGCTAAAACTGTTTCAAAAGGACGTAGCGGCAATATTCAATGTAAGCGACGACTGCGTTACATATTGGGAGAACAACAGAAGTGAACCTCAAATTCAATACTATCCACTCATTTTCGGGTTCTTGGAATACTGCCCATTTGAACTTGATACATCTACTCTCATGGGAAGGATAAAAGCTTATAGATATGTGAACGGGCTTAGTCAAAACAGATTAGCTAGGATGGTAGGTGTTGATCCTTCTACAATCCTTGCCTGGGAAAATGAGAAAGGACGTGTGTCTGAAAGATTGAAGGTGCTATTGGCGAGTTATGAATTTATTATAAATCATAAAAGAAATGGAAACCATAGAATAAATCGTAAAACTGTAAATACAAAACTACAACTTAGGCGCCTTAGTAAAAAATAAACAATCAATTACTTACCAATTCGGATAGCTAAAAGAATCAAAGGATGACTGACAATTAGGAGAGAAATTAAAGAAGATTTTATCTGATGGAAAACTTTCAATAACAAAACTATTTGTGAGCTTTGGATGAAGAAAATAAAAAGCAAATGCAGATTAAATGTGTTTGTTAGATTAATTAATATATATAGTTAACGTGTTAAAATTCCATTTTCCTAAGCTTACCAATTTCAATGCAATCATCGCTGTGATAGTTTTGGCTAAAGAATTAACACTAAAAATAGAATTCTATGAGGCATTAGTTCCTTCAGAACCTAAAAACTTTTTTGCGATATTAATTTGTTGTTTCATTAAAATAATAAACTGCTTTTTCGGAATTCTTTTATCAATTGATTTTTACAATCCAAAAACACAAAAATAGGTCCGACCAAGATATCATACTATAGCTTTTGTTTTCCCCACCAATCCATAAGAATTCCATCTACCATATTTATTAAATCCATCAATAGCGATGGATTTTTTGTTTTCAATAGTTTACATTTGGAGTCAACAATTCTTTTGTTTGCAATTTAGAATGATAAAATTATGAGTGAGATTTTAAGACGTCAAATTGAGAAAATTACGCCATTAACTGACCAGGAGTTCGAGTACATCCTGTCTCATTTTACCTTGAGAAGATTTAAAAAACATCAGATTTTAATTCTAGAAGGAGATACCGTACAAAATGATTATTTTGTGATTAATGGTTTGTTAAAAGCTTCTTACCTGAATAAAGAAGGGAAAGAGCACATCATGCAGTTTGCAATGGAAGATTGGTGGATTACGGATTATCAAGCATATTTTAATCAAACGGAAGCTACTTTTACCATTGATGCATTAGAATCTACCGAAGTACTTACTTTGTCTCTCTATAACCGAGAGAAACTCTGTGCAGATATGCATAAAATAGAACATTTTTTCAGGAAAAAGTCTAGTAATGGTTATATCGCCCTCCAAAGAAGGATTTTGTCTCTGCTGAATAGCAATGCTAAAGAACGCTACGAACAATTTATTTCTCAATATCCCACACTTTTACAACGATTGCCCAAAACATTAATCGCTTCATATTTAGGTGTTTCCAGAGAAACCTTGAGTCGGCTTTTTGTGTAATGTGATGTAGGTCACAAAAAAGTTGTGAGGTAGGTCCTGTTGTTTGTGGGGAGCTGCATTTACCTTTGCACTATCAAATCATTAAAAATCAATAGTAAAATGAATCACAACAAGTTTTTATCCAAGATTATTTTCTTAACGGGTTGTATTCTTTTTTTTTAGGGATTAATATGATAAATGCACAAACAATAAAATCTAACGAAATGAGCAAAAAAGTATTATTCGTGGTTACGAGCCACGGCGAATTGGGAAACACAGGTGAATCTACCGGTTATTATTTGGGTGAAGTTACGCATCCTTGGGCTGTATTGGTAGATGCTGGTTACGAAATAGATTTCGTGAGTCCAAAAGGTGGAAACCCGCCGTATTATGGAAATACTCCAGATGATAAGGTTAATGAAAGATTTTTGGCAGATGAATATTATCAAAATAAAATTCAGAACACCATGACTCCTTCAGAAGTAAATCCTGATGAATATGTGGGGATTCTTTATGCTGGAGGTCACGGTACGATGTGGGATTTTGCAGATAATGAAGAATTGGCAGTAATCGCACAAAAAATATACGAAAAAAATGGAATCGTAAGTGCGGTTTGTCACGGTCCTGCTGGATTGGTGAACATTAAACTCAGCAATGGAAAATACTTGGTAGATGGCAAAAAAATCAATGCTTTCACCAACGAAGAAGAAGCTGCTGTGAAATTAGATGAAGTGGTTCCATTTAGATTAGAATCTAAATTAATCGAACGCGGAGCCAAGTTTGAAAAATCTGGTTTATGGCAAACTCACGTTACCGTAGACGAAAGAGTGGTAACAGGACAAAATCCTCAATCTGCTCATGCAGTTGGCGAAGCTGTTTTAGAAGAACTTAAAAAGCTTCAATAATTAAGAATAGAAAAGAGACTGTTTCAGTATCTTTTTTTTGTGCTAAATTGAAATTTTATTCGACTAATAAAGATAAATCTTGTAATCATCGCAAAGGTTCAACCTTTCCCAAAATGATATAAAAAAATGGAGCTGGGGAAATGCCTGGCTCCATTTAACTGTATTAAAAATTTGTGTTCGATTGCTTACTTTACTGCTAGTTGAGAAAAATTTGAGTGATGCTAGACTTCAAAATCCATTCAATAATAGCCCTACTGATACACCAATATCACCACTTTCACGTACAATAGAAATTAATATTCGACAATTATTAAATGAGACCGAAATCCCTAAGCCTATTGAAGCCCAAGGATTTTATCTTATGTAATGTTCGAAAATAACGTATAATCTTAAAGTATAGTTATCATGGCTCAAGAATTTAATGACGAGAATATGGCCGGTTTTGTTCAGGTTCGAGGAGCAAAAGAACACAACTTAAATAATATAGATGTAGATATTCCAAGAAATAAACTTGTTGTTTTTACAGGAATATCAGGATCAGGTAAATCTTCCTTGGCCTTTGGTACTATATATGCCGAAGCCCAAAGAAGGTATCTGGAATCCGTATCACCTTATGCTAGAAGATTATTTAATCAGATGTCTGTTCCAGATGTTGAAGCTATTCATGGTCTTCCACCAGCGGTTGCTCTGCAACAAAGCCGTGGAGGAACAACCGTGCGTTCTACCGTAGGAAGTGTTACGACTATTTCTAATTTACTACGGATGTTGTATTCCAGAGGTGGAGATTATCCTGCCAATCAGTCTATTATTTATGCGGAAGGATTTTCTGCAAATACACCTGAGGGAGCTTGTCCAAAATGTCATGGTATTGGTCGTGTTTATGATGTTACGGAAAAATCTATGGTACCGAATGATTCTTTGACTATACGAGAAAGAGCAGTTGAGGCATGGCCATCAGCATGGCAAGGACAGAATCTTCGTGAAATATTAATGACTTTGGGTTTCGATGTGGATAAACCATGGAAAGATCTACCACAAAAAGATCGTGACTGGATTTTATTTACAGATGAAACGCCAACAGTTCCGGTTTATTCAGGGTTGTCGGCTCCAGAGGTAAAAAGAGCTTTGGAATTGAATCTGCCTGCAAGTTATATGGGAACATTCACCGGTGCAAAACGATATGTTCTTCAAACTTTTGCTAATACAAACAGCCAAATGATGAAACGAAGAGTTTCAAAATATATTCTTAACACAGAATGTCCCGTATGTCATGGAAAAAGACTTAAAAGAGAATCATTATCTGTAAAATTTGATGGATATGATATTATTGATCTGTCCAATCTATCCCTTTCACAATTGATGGATATTTTTAGGTCTTATGCCGAAGGGCAATTTTTAAATAAAGAAAAAGATAAATTTCCTGAAAAAGCTATAGTAGCCCAAAATATCGCTATTGATCTTGTCGCAAGATTAAAAATCATGATTGATCTAAGACTGGGATACCTTTCATTAGAACGTAGTACACCAAGTATATCTCCTGGAGAATTACAAAGATTGCGATTGGCAACACAGGTGCACTCTAATCTTTTTGGAGTAATTTATGTTTTGGACGAACCCTCCGCTGGACTACATCCTGCTGATACCGAAGCGTTATTTACGGTACTTCAAAAACTAAAGGATGTTGGTAATTCCATGTTTATTGTTGAGCACGAAGTGGATATCATCAGGCACTGTGATTGGATTGTTGATGTTGGCCCAGAAGCAGGAACCAACGGTGGAGAAATATTGTATAGTGGCACTTTAGAGGGCTTACAATCGGTCGAAAGATCATTGACCCGTCATTATATCACCCCAAAACCTATAGCTAAAAAGAAGGTTAGAAAAGCCGAGCAATGGTTGCAAGTAAAAAATATTAGCCGAAATAATATTCAGAATCTTGATGTGTCCTTTCCATTAGGAGTTCTTACCAGTATTACCGGAACATCGGGTTATCCGTCCTACGAAGATCCAAGCAAAAACTGCTAGCACAAAAAAACGGGTCTAATAGACCCGTTTGGTTTACTACTTCCACTCGGTTACCTCGGGTTCACTAATCGAAGTATTAACGCCATAGCATACCTCGATTACTGGCTGTCTGAATAACTTCATCACCATGGGCAATCACAGGTATTACCCCCGGGCTATTTTCGGTAATTGGATCCACATTGTATTTATTTCCATCGGCCGGTATAATCTTTAGACGCCAGATTGCGCTTAATGAGCTTGTCGTAGTATAGTCTGTGCCCACCAGCAGATAGTTCCCATCTGGCGAAAATTCAGGAAGCACCTCCCGATCATTGCTTTCTGTCACCTGAACAAAATTGTTACCGTCGATATCCATCATATAAATATGATTATTTGCCGATAACGCAATTTTAGTACCGGCGGCATTAACGGTAATACGACCCCCAATCTTCAAAATTCATCTCTTTTATTAATTTCCCATTTGTGTAAGGGGGATCAAGCCGGATGATTGAGGACTTGTGAGTAAATATAAGAGAATTACCTGGGAGCCAAACTATAGCGGATCCTCTTTTCGGTTTTTCGCCATTTATAGCATCGATATGTCCTAACAGAGACCCATCCCTGTTAAGTAAAACGAATCCTGCTTCAAATGTTGGTGCAATCGCAATAAGTTTGTTGTCTGGTGACAATATGCCCGAGTGAAATCCACTCCCGCCATTTAAAGGAGTATAATCAAACTGGTTTATAATTTCACCAGTAGACATTCGGCTAATTACAAACGTAATATTTTCATTCCAAACATTTGTTTTGTTAGCAGTAAGAACTAACTCTTTATCTCTGGATATATCCCATCCATTTCGTTTAGAATCGCTTGGTAGGAAAAGTGATTTAACGCCAGTCTCTGTGTTGATTGATAAGGTACCTTCATCGGCCCAATCGAAATATAAGCTTCCTTTTAGATTTGACGGTATAATAATTTCAGACCTATCATCTTTAGAACAACCTATAAAAAATAAGACTAATACTGATAAAAAATGTATAACTTTCATATCTCGAATTTTTCTTACATGCAATTTATACATTATATAATTTACGTGCTATCCACGAAAACAGGTATTTTAAGTCTCACAAAACGAACGTTTTATAAAATAATAAATCTTAATAATGAAAGAGGCTTTTAATTATCTTAGTAAGTTAACTGAGATCGAGCGCAAAAACAGCCCTGAATTTTTTTTTAAGAAGGAAATTATTCTTTATTAGAAAATGGAAGACGAGTAAACTCTTCGAAAAGTTAAGGAAAGGTGATACTGTTGTTGTTTGGAAATTAGATCGTCTCGGCAGATCTCTAATAGATCTAATTGATCTAATCACAAAGATGCAGCAACTGGATGTTAGCTTCCTTAGCATACAAGATGGTTTCAACACAAATACTGCCACTGGACGATTTACGTTTAACATATTTGCGTCCCTAGCTGAATTCGAAAGAGAAATTATATCCGAAAGAACAAAGGCGGGATTAACCTCCGCCAGAGCACGCGGACGAAAAGGGGGGAAGACCTCCCGGTTATAGTAAAGATACGATCAAAAAGATTAAAGCCGTAAAAACCCTTTATGAATCGAGTAATAGTCCTTCAGTTCAGGATATAGCCGAAAGTCTTCAAATAAGTCGAGCGACATGTTATAGGTATCTTAAAGCGTATGAAAATCTCCCAAATAAATAATCCCAGAAACATAGGCAACTCTTGCTGGATATATAGCCAGTCTCATCAATTGGAGGCCCAGCTGTGAAAGTGGTTCTTAAATCATGCCCCATTCCCGTGCACGCTGCAGAAGAAGGACTGTTTTGTTCACTTCGAATTTTTGCATCAAGCTTTTTCGGTGGCTGTCGACCGTGACGGCGCTCACGAACATTTTTTCCGCGATCTGGGGAGTAGTGAGACCGTCGGCAAGATATTTCAGCACTTCTTTTTCACGTTTAGTGACGGGAGGAATTTCAATGAGTTCTTGCGCGGTGATGGTAGTAAGAATTTTTTGCGCTTCTTTGCCGAAATGGAGGTTTCCATCGACGATGTTGCGGATGGCTTTTTCAATTTCGGCCGTGGATGAGCTTTTGAGCAGATAGCCCGAGGCTCCGTTATGCAACATTCTTAAGATGATGCTTCGCTCGTTGAAGTTGCTTAACGCCAGTATTTTCAATTCGGGATATTTTTTTTTTATTTCGGGGCACAGTTCCAACCCATTGCCATCGGGCAAATTAATATCGAGCAAGAGGATATCTGCCGATGTGATGGCTAATGTTTCTCTCAATTCTCGGGCAGTAGTTGCCGTGGCCACGATGATTAAGTCTTCTTTTTGCCCGATAAAACTGCTCAATCCCTGGGCAATAAGAGGATGGTCGTCGCAAACAATGATTTCAATCCGTTTCATATCAAACATTCAATACTGATGGAGGTCCCTTTTTGGGGAAACGCATCGATGTTCATTTTTCCGTTGAGGTATTTCACCCGCGTTTCTATGTTGCTTAAACCCATATTGCGGCGAATGGTTGTGGGGTCGAATCCTTTTCCGTTGTCTTCTATTTCTATGAGCAATAAGTTGTTTTCTACCGTACATTGGAGAAAAATGGCCAATGCCCCGGCGTGCTTCACGGCATTGGTGACCAATTCCTGCACTATGCGGTAAACAGCCAGTTGCTTGTTCCTGTCGGTTAGTTGGGAGAGGTTGCTGGCATAAAAATCGATTTTGGTGTCTCGTGTTTGCAGATTCTGCACAAAATCACGCAGGGCGCTGTCCAATCCGTAGAGAACCAAAGACACGGGCATCAGGTTGCTGGAGAGATTGCGGATGTCCGACACTGTCTCTTCGAGTTGCGAGACGACCTTTCGCAGGGGGGCGTTGTTGTGAGTGGTTTCAAGAATGTTCTCGATGTTTATTTTTATCCCCGTTAGCTTGCCGCCCAAGCCGTCGTGCAGTTCCATTGCGACGCGCGAACGTTCCTGCTCGCTTCCTTCCATCAGCGCTTTGGATATCTCCACTTCTTTTTGCTGCGCCATCGAGATCAATTCCTGCCGGGCTTGCTTTTTATTTTGTTTCGAGACGTACAGGTAAAACGCTAGCAGCAAAATCGCGAAGGAAACGCTGCTCAAGGTAAGAATGTTTTGCGTTTTGGTTTTGTTTTGAAGCGCCAATATTTTTTTTTCTTGTTCCGAGGTGTTATAGCGGGCTTCGAGTTCCTCCACCCTCAACTTTTCGTTCCTTACCACCATACTGTCGTTTATTTTATGCAATTGCTTCAGTGCGTCGTACGCCGATCTGTAGTTGCCCAGCTTTAGCTCAGCCTCGGATAATAACTTCAACGAGTTTGCCTTATTCTTCAACGACCTGCTATTTATCTCATCCGCGAGAAGCATTAGACTTATTCTCTTTGCTTCGGCGTATCCGCCGGTTTGCAACAGATTATGGCCCAAGTAATGTGCCAACGAATTGTAATCGGATTTCAGATTGTATTTGCCGCAAAAAGCCATTCCTTCTCTTGACGTTTTAATGGAATTTGGCTTGTCACCGATCAAATCGTAGTATTTTGTTTTAATGATGTAATAGTAGGATATATAGGGCAGGTAATCTTCTTGCATTCTGCTCTTCTTATCTATAATTTTTTCGACACTTTGCAGGGCTTCAGCCGCTTTGTTGGACTTGGATAAATACAGGAAAGAATGTGCTAAATTTAGGTATGCCCACACGAGTTGCTTGTCTTCGATTGCATTTTCCCTCAAAAGACCAATGGCTTTTTGGCTATAATGTATCGCTTTGGGGTAATTTTTTTGATTAAAGAGAACCAGGCTCACATTGGTCAAATAAGAAGCATGCAGGCTCACCTTGTTTGTTTTCTGAATATAGGGAATAGATTTGTTAAGCAAAATATCCAGAAACAAATCGTGCCTGTCTTTGGCTTGCTCCAAGACACCATAGTTATTCCACAAACGTGCTCTATACTCGTAAGACAACGGAGATGAAAAATCTTTCAATATGTTTTCGGCTTGCATGTACAGTTGCTGACTTTTCTCGATATTTAAATCGAAATAAACACCCGCTTCGTAAAAAGTGAGAATGCCGTAATAAAGTTTATCCTTCGGGTCGATGAGAGAGTTGGCGGAATCCAGCATCGCAAACGCTTTGGCGGTGTCTCTGTAGGAATAAAAATCGGATAAAAGAAAGTAAATATCCGCCTTCTCCTTATTGCTACGCGTTGCCTCCTTCAGTTGTCTATTAAGACTATCCACATACGTCGTTTCCTGCGACCACACGACCGACGCCTGCAGCGTAGCCCACAAAAACAAAAACATGAAAACAACGAGACGCATGGTGAATTGTTTTATTTTTTCCACAAATATAATAACGCACCTCCCTAGAATCCAAACAATTAAGAATCATGTCGAGAAAAATCCTCCAAAAAGGGGAGAAAAAAATCCCGATTTCGGAGAATTGTACAGCATTGTGGCAGGCTATACCTTTGCTTTGAACAAAATCATAAAAACAAAATGCATAAGAAAATGAAAAGATTAACTTCGACACTTCTCTTGTTAACGGGACTTCTCTTATTGATATCATGTGCAAAAGATGAAATTTCGGAACAGGATCCGCTTGTGGGGTTGTGGAAATTGCAGCGCATTACCGCCGGAAACGAAAGCGTGGATGTTACCAATGTGACGTGTTATGGCCAATCAACTTTAAAGGTGACAAAATCGGAGATAACATTATCGTTGAAGAGTCCCCAAACAGGTGCAGATTGCAGTACCGATACTTCCTCGTTCGGATGGAAGAAAAACGGCAACGTTTATCAGGTTGTGGATGACGAGGTCGGAGAATATATTACGATTACATTAATCGGGGACGATTTATCGTTAACAGTTACTGCCGATGGAAATTCATCCATCTTTTTATTTAGAAAGTAAACCAAATAAATCATATTAAATCATCACAGTATGCAAAAAGAATCACATTTTTATGTTTAACGGCTGTATTTGTTTTTGTGCTTGGCGTATCGGCGCAAACAGCGGAAGGCAACCAATACAAATTGGGTGGGGGAATTTTGATTGACGTGGGCGATGGTGGTACCATGGTGGGGCCACACGCCAAGTATTTCTTCACGCCCAATCACGCGGGCGAAGCGGCTGTTTTATTCGGACGGGGCGCCACCTTTGTACACGGAGTATATAGTTACAATAGCACTTTCCCGGGCGTTAACGGACTGTCATGGCACCTAGGCGCCGGCCCCTC
The Sphingobacterium daejeonense genome window above contains:
- a CDS encoding lipocalin family protein gives rise to the protein MKRLTSTLLLLTGLLLLISCAKDEISEQDPLVGLWKLQRITAGNESVDVTNVTCYGQSTLKVTKSEITLSLKSPQTGADCSTDTSSFGWKKNGNVYQVVDDEVGEYITITLIGDDLSLTVTADGNSSIFLFRK
- a CDS encoding tetratricopeptide repeat-containing sensor histidine kinase, with protein sequence MEKIKQFTMRLVVFMFLFLWATLQASVVWSQETTYVDSLNRQLKEATRSNKEKADIYFLLSDFYSYRDTAKAFAMLDSANSLIDPKDKLYYGILTFYEAGVYFDLNIEKSQQLYMQAENILKDFSSPLSYEYRARLWNNYGVLEQAKDRHDLFLDILLNKSIPYIQKTNKVSLHASYLTNVSLVLFNQKNYPKAIHYSQKAIGLLRENAIEDKQLVWAYLNLAHSFLYLSKSNKAAEALQSVEKIIDKKSRMQEDYLPYISYYYIIKTKYYDLIGDKPNSIKTSREGMAFCGKYNLKSDYNSLAHYLGHNLLQTGGYAEAKRISLMLLADEINSRSLKNKANSLKLLSEAELKLGNYRSAYDALKQLHKINDSMVVRNEKLRVEELEARYNTSEQEKKILALQNKTKTQNILTLSSVSFAILLLAFYLYVSKQNKKQARQELISMAQQKEVEISKALMEGSEQERSRVAMELHDGLGGKLTGIKINIENILETTHNNAPLRKVVSQLEETVSDIRNLSSNLMPVSLVLYGLDSALRDFVQNLQTRDTKIDFYASNLSQLTDRNKQLAVYRIVQELVTNAVKHAGALAIFLQCTVENNLLLIEIEDNGKGFDPTTIRRNMGLSNIETRVKYLNGKMNIDAFPQKGTSISIECLI